A genome region from Nocardiopsis exhalans includes the following:
- a CDS encoding DUF397 domain-containing protein, giving the protein MMTEGWKKSSYSNGSGGDCVEARRDVAAVLMRDTQNREAGHLALAGSEWTALLGALASAK; this is encoded by the coding sequence ATGATGACCGAAGGTTGGAAGAAGTCCAGCTACAGCAACGGCAGCGGCGGTGACTGCGTTGAGGCTCGACGCGACGTTGCTGCTGTTCTGATGCGTGACACCCAGAACCGTGAGGCAGGGCACCTGGCTCTGGCGGGCTCGGAGTGGACGGCTCTGCTGGGTGCCTTGGCCTCTGCCAAGTAG
- a CDS encoding class I SAM-dependent methyltransferase: protein MAQRTVAQKMGVKEGSRAHLVNAPASALDALQLPELELPGMLSGKFDYLHLFVTTQQQLRSGFGELRDHLNPGGMLWVSWPRFVRGLIASSVPVPRPWCPWSGQERALA from the coding sequence ATGGCACAGCGAACGGTCGCCCAGAAGATGGGCGTCAAGGAAGGCAGCCGGGCCCACCTGGTGAACGCCCCCGCCTCCGCGCTTGACGCCCTTCAGCTCCCTGAACTGGAACTTCCCGGAATGCTCTCGGGGAAGTTCGACTACCTGCACCTGTTTGTCACCACGCAGCAGCAACTGCGTTCGGGCTTCGGTGAGCTCAGGGACCACCTCAACCCTGGCGGCATGCTCTGGGTCTCCTGGCCTCGATTCGTCAGGGGGCTGATCGCGTCTTCTGTTCCGGTACCTCGCCCGTGGTGTCCCTGGTCCGGGCAGGAGCGGGCCCTCGCGTGA
- a CDS encoding transposase yields the protein MAREHAAHRPAGAPSRRHAKKLTELERKTGWRYSVLATDIGRMHRIAGSHQAQFLDALHRDHAEVEDRVRTNKAMGLALLPSRSWTVNRAWVLAANLACDLDAWLRLLTLHDKEDLAQAEPESIRFRLYHQSARLARHARRRFLRLERTWPWAQAFSTCWQRLIALPNPV from the coding sequence GTGGCCCGAGAACATGCGGCTCATCGTCCGGCGGGTGCGCCCTCACGCCGCCACGCCAAGAAGCTCACCGAGTTGGAGCGCAAGACCGGGTGGCGGTATTCGGTCCTGGCCACCGATATCGGCCGGATGCACCGCATCGCGGGCTCGCACCAGGCGCAGTTCCTGGACGCGCTGCACCGTGACCACGCCGAGGTCGAGGACCGGGTGCGCACCAATAAGGCCATGGGCCTGGCGCTGCTGCCCTCGCGGTCCTGGACGGTCAACCGGGCCTGGGTGCTCGCGGCGAACCTCGCCTGCGATCTGGACGCCTGGCTGCGGCTGCTCACCCTGCACGATAAGGAGGACCTGGCCCAGGCCGAACCGGAGAGCATACGGTTCCGTCTCTACCACCAGAGCGCACGCCTGGCCCGCCACGCCCGCCGACGGTTCCTGCGTTTGGAACGCACCTGGCCCTGGGCACAGGCGTTCAGCACCTGCTGGCAGCGGCTGATCGCCCTGCCGAACCCGGTTTGA